One window of Agromyces rhizosphaerae genomic DNA carries:
- a CDS encoding DsbA family protein: protein MTYGGSDRPTKNERREAAREKARQLREEQRRRERRNKFLIQGGVIVAVVAIVALIGTLIWQNIQPEGPGPRNMASDGIVYDVGMVPVETTALEPDEAPTATVQDESGTIANIVTYVDYLCPFCGQFETTNGDQIRTMVESGAATIEIHPVAILTNRSAGSQYSLRAANAAGCVADASPEQFYDFNALLFANQPEEGTTGLSNDELKALAAEAGASSLSSIEQCIDDTEFKGWVQDATNRFLSEPIPNSDIETQQRGTPTVVVNGKQYTGSLTDPAEFASFVLQATADTYTEATATPTPEPDDE from the coding sequence ATGACCTACGGCGGATCGGACCGACCCACCAAGAACGAACGGCGCGAGGCGGCTCGCGAGAAGGCCCGGCAGCTGCGTGAGGAGCAGCGTCGGCGCGAGCGTCGGAACAAGTTCCTCATCCAGGGCGGCGTCATCGTCGCGGTCGTCGCGATCGTCGCCCTGATCGGCACCCTGATCTGGCAGAACATCCAGCCCGAGGGCCCCGGGCCGCGCAACATGGCCAGCGACGGCATCGTCTACGACGTCGGCATGGTGCCGGTCGAGACCACGGCCCTGGAGCCCGACGAGGCGCCCACCGCGACCGTGCAGGACGAGAGCGGCACGATCGCCAACATCGTGACGTACGTCGACTACCTCTGCCCCTTCTGCGGTCAGTTCGAGACGACCAACGGCGACCAGATCCGCACCATGGTGGAGTCGGGTGCGGCGACGATCGAGATCCACCCGGTCGCGATCCTCACCAACCGCTCGGCCGGCTCGCAGTACTCCCTGCGCGCGGCGAACGCCGCCGGCTGCGTGGCCGACGCGTCCCCCGAGCAGTTCTACGACTTCAACGCGCTGCTGTTCGCCAACCAGCCCGAGGAGGGCACCACCGGCCTCAGCAACGACGAGCTCAAGGCGCTCGCCGCGGAGGCCGGCGCGAGCTCGCTGTCGAGCATCGAGCAGTGCATCGACGACACCGAGTTCAAGGGCTGGGTGCAGGACGCCACGAACCGGTTCCTGTCCGAGCCCATCCCGAACTCCGACATCGAGACCCAGCAGCGCGGCACCCCGACCGTCGTGGTCAACGGCAAGCAGTACACCGGCTCGCTGACCGACCCGGCCGAGTTCGCGTCGTTCGTGCTCCAGGCGACGGCCGACACGTACACCGAGGCGACCGCGACGCCGACCCCCGAGCCCGACGACGAGTGA
- a CDS encoding acetamidase/formamidase family protein, which translates to MGGYRGVLQAGDGVGDGRPYLPAEVGALHWGRLPSRADAPVLTIDPGDEVVVDTVSHEGILEDQGRDPVAFFGAQGVEPDAVLAEAAALAASDHPRDPRVDGPHVVTGPIHVRGARPGDLLKLTVLDTTPRVPYGVISNRHGRGALPGEFPRGEGNVSVFAPIDQGAGGDWFGALPLDDGGERVVRFPLAPFFGIMGVAVDADERPHSVPPGTHGGNIDIKLLSEGASLYLPVQVPGALAYLGDPHFAQGDGEVALTALEASLRGTIRFDVIAREDAVREFGDVAAPLAETSEYLVPTGMDEDLDVAMQDCVRRAVALLEARYGMDPHLALAYLSAATDFDISQVVDLVKGVHARIRTSDFREVRRG; encoded by the coding sequence ATGGGCGGATATCGGGGAGTGCTCCAGGCGGGCGACGGCGTCGGCGACGGCCGGCCGTACCTGCCCGCCGAGGTCGGGGCGCTGCACTGGGGGAGACTGCCCTCGCGCGCCGACGCGCCCGTGCTCACGATCGACCCGGGCGACGAGGTCGTCGTCGACACCGTCAGCCACGAGGGCATCCTCGAGGACCAGGGGCGCGACCCGGTCGCGTTCTTCGGGGCGCAGGGCGTCGAACCCGACGCGGTGCTGGCGGAGGCGGCCGCCCTCGCGGCATCCGACCACCCCCGCGACCCCCGTGTCGACGGCCCGCACGTCGTGACCGGCCCGATCCACGTGCGCGGCGCGCGCCCCGGCGACCTGCTGAAGCTCACCGTGCTCGACACCACGCCACGGGTGCCGTACGGCGTCATCTCGAACCGCCACGGCCGCGGCGCGCTGCCCGGCGAGTTCCCGCGCGGCGAGGGCAACGTGAGCGTGTTCGCGCCCATCGACCAGGGCGCCGGCGGCGACTGGTTCGGCGCGCTGCCGCTGGACGACGGCGGCGAGCGCGTCGTGCGGTTCCCGCTCGCGCCGTTCTTCGGCATCATGGGCGTCGCCGTCGACGCCGACGAGCGCCCGCACTCGGTGCCGCCCGGCACGCACGGCGGCAACATCGACATCAAGCTGCTCAGCGAGGGCGCGTCGCTCTACCTGCCGGTGCAGGTGCCCGGCGCGCTCGCGTACCTCGGCGACCCCCACTTCGCGCAGGGCGACGGGGAGGTCGCGCTCACGGCGCTCGAGGCATCGCTGCGCGGCACGATCCGGTTCGACGTCATCGCCCGCGAGGACGCCGTGCGCGAGTTCGGCGACGTCGCCGCGCCGCTGGCCGAGACGAGCGAGTACCTCGTGCCGACGGGCATGGACGAGGACCTCGACGTCGCGATGCAGGACTGCGTGCGGCGCGCGGTCGCGCTGCTCGAGGCGCGGTACGGGATGGACCCGCACCTGGCGCTCGCGTACCTCAGCGCGGCGACCGACTTCGACATCTCGCAGGTCGTCGACCTCGTGAAGGGCGTGCACGCGCGCATCCGCACCTCCGACTTCCGCGAGGTGCGCCGTGGCTGA
- a CDS encoding pyridoxal-phosphate-dependent aminotransferase family protein, translating to MGPGPVNADPRVLRAMSAQLVGQYDPSMTAYMNETMELYRGVFRTRNAATLLVDGTSRAGIEAAIVSLVEPGDRVLVPIFGRFGHLLAEIAGRAGADVHTIETEWGEVFAPERIEAAMREVRPKLLAVVHGDTSTTVAQPLDELAAICAEHGALFYTDVTASLGGNEFEMDAWGLDAATAGLQKCLGGPSGSAPISLSPAAVERIESRKSIEAGIRSAGDAVRADPIRSNYFDLGMILDYWGEKRLNHHTEATSMLYGARECARLLLDEGMDQAIDRHRVNGAAMAAGAAAMGLELFGDQAHRMHNVVGVAIPDGVDGERVRGALLEDFAIEIGTSFGPLHGRIWRIGTMGFNARRDAVLTTLAALEQVLRAEGHPVTAGAGVGAARDAYADAAGAGA from the coding sequence ATGGGCCCCGGCCCGGTCAACGCCGACCCGCGCGTGCTCCGCGCCATGTCGGCCCAGCTCGTCGGCCAGTACGACCCGTCGATGACGGCGTACATGAACGAGACCATGGAGCTGTACCGCGGCGTCTTCCGCACCCGCAACGCGGCCACGCTGCTCGTGGACGGCACCTCCCGCGCCGGCATCGAGGCGGCGATCGTCTCGCTCGTGGAGCCGGGCGACCGCGTCCTCGTGCCCATCTTCGGCCGGTTCGGCCACCTGCTCGCCGAGATCGCGGGTCGCGCGGGCGCCGACGTGCACACGATCGAGACCGAGTGGGGCGAGGTGTTCGCGCCCGAGCGCATCGAGGCCGCCATGCGCGAGGTGCGTCCGAAGCTGCTCGCCGTCGTGCACGGCGACACCTCGACCACGGTGGCCCAGCCGCTCGACGAGCTCGCCGCGATCTGCGCCGAGCACGGTGCGCTGTTCTACACCGACGTCACCGCGTCGCTCGGCGGCAACGAGTTCGAGATGGACGCGTGGGGGCTCGACGCCGCCACCGCCGGGCTGCAGAAGTGCCTCGGCGGCCCGTCGGGCAGTGCGCCGATCAGCCTCTCGCCTGCGGCGGTCGAGCGCATCGAGTCGCGCAAGAGCATCGAGGCGGGCATCCGCTCCGCCGGCGACGCCGTGCGGGCCGACCCCATCCGCTCGAACTACTTCGACCTCGGCATGATCCTCGACTACTGGGGCGAGAAGCGGCTGAACCACCACACCGAGGCCACGTCGATGCTCTACGGGGCGCGCGAGTGCGCCCGACTGCTGCTCGACGAGGGCATGGACCAGGCGATCGACCGACACCGGGTGAACGGCGCCGCGATGGCGGCGGGCGCCGCCGCGATGGGGCTGGAACTGTTCGGCGACCAGGCGCACCGCATGCACAACGTGGTGGGCGTGGCCATCCCCGACGGCGTCGACGGCGAACGCGTGCGCGGCGCGCTGCTGGAGGACTTCGCGATCGAGATCGGCACGAGCTTCGGCCCGCTGCACGGGAGGATCTGGCGCATCGGCACCATGGGCTTCAACGCCCGGCGCGACGCGGTGCTCACCACGCTCGCCGCGCTCGAGCAGGTGCTGCGCGCCGAGGGGCACCCGGTCACCGCGGGCGCGGGGGTGGGCGCCGCACGCGACGCCTACGCCGATGCGGCGGGGGCGGGCGCATGA
- the groL gene encoding chaperonin GroEL (60 kDa chaperone family; promotes refolding of misfolded polypeptides especially under stressful conditions; forms two stacked rings of heptamers to form a barrel-shaped 14mer; ends can be capped by GroES; misfolded proteins enter the barrel where they are refolded when GroES binds), translating to MAKIIAFDEEARRGLERGLNTLADAVKVTLGPRGRNVVLEKKWGAPTITNDGVSIAKEIELDDPYEKIGAELVKEVAKKTDDVAGDGTTTSVVLAQALVREGLRNVAAGADPISLKRGIEKATDAVSAELLEAAKEIETKDEIAATASISAADPQIGEIIAEAIDKVGKEGVVTVEESNTFGTELELTEGMRFDKGYLSAYFVTDPERQEAVFEDPYILIVNSKVSNIKDLLPIVDKVIQTGKQLLIIAEDVDGEALATLVVNKIRGIFKSVAVKAPGFGDRRKAQLQDIAILTGGQVIAEEVGLKLENVELDMLGQARKVVITKDETTIVEGAGDTEQIAGRVAQIRSEIENTDSDYDREKLQERLAKLAGGVAVIKAGAATEVELKERKHRIEDAVRNAKAAVEEGIVAGGGVALIQAGAKAFETLALEGDEATGANIVRVAIEAPLKQIALNAGLEPGVVAAKVAELPAGHGLNAATGQYGDLVAQGIIDPAKVTRSALQNAASIAGLFLTTEAVVADKPEKNAPAVPADPTGGMDF from the coding sequence ATGGCAAAGATCATTGCTTTCGACGAGGAGGCCCGCCGCGGTCTCGAGCGTGGCCTCAACACGCTCGCCGACGCCGTCAAGGTGACCCTCGGCCCGCGCGGTCGCAACGTCGTGCTCGAGAAGAAGTGGGGCGCCCCCACGATCACGAACGACGGCGTGTCGATCGCCAAGGAGATCGAGCTCGACGACCCCTACGAGAAGATCGGCGCCGAGCTCGTCAAGGAGGTCGCCAAGAAGACCGACGACGTCGCGGGTGACGGCACCACGACCTCCGTCGTGCTCGCCCAGGCGCTCGTGCGCGAGGGCCTCCGCAACGTCGCCGCCGGCGCCGACCCGATCAGCCTCAAGCGCGGCATCGAGAAGGCCACCGACGCCGTCTCGGCCGAGCTGCTCGAGGCCGCCAAGGAGATCGAGACCAAGGACGAGATCGCCGCGACCGCGTCCATCTCGGCCGCCGACCCGCAGATCGGCGAGATCATCGCCGAGGCGATCGACAAGGTCGGCAAGGAGGGCGTCGTCACCGTCGAGGAGTCGAACACCTTCGGCACCGAGCTCGAGCTGACCGAGGGCATGCGCTTCGACAAGGGCTACCTGTCGGCGTACTTCGTCACCGACCCGGAGCGCCAGGAGGCGGTCTTCGAGGACCCGTACATCCTGATCGTCAACAGCAAGGTCTCGAACATCAAGGACCTGCTGCCGATCGTCGACAAGGTGATCCAGACCGGCAAGCAGCTGCTCATCATCGCCGAGGACGTCGACGGCGAGGCGCTCGCCACCCTCGTGGTGAACAAGATCCGCGGCATCTTCAAGTCGGTCGCCGTCAAGGCCCCCGGCTTCGGCGACCGCCGCAAGGCCCAGCTGCAGGACATCGCGATCCTCACCGGTGGCCAGGTCATCGCCGAGGAGGTCGGCCTCAAGCTGGAGAACGTCGAGCTCGACATGCTCGGCCAGGCCCGCAAGGTCGTCATCACCAAGGACGAGACCACCATCGTCGAGGGTGCCGGCGACACCGAGCAGATCGCCGGCCGCGTGGCCCAGATCCGCTCGGAGATCGAGAACACCGACTCCGACTACGACCGCGAGAAGCTCCAGGAGCGCCTCGCCAAGCTGGCCGGCGGCGTCGCCGTCATCAAGGCCGGCGCGGCCACCGAGGTCGAGCTCAAGGAGCGCAAGCACCGCATCGAGGACGCCGTCCGCAACGCGAAGGCCGCCGTCGAGGAGGGCATCGTCGCCGGTGGTGGCGTGGCCCTCATCCAGGCCGGCGCCAAGGCCTTCGAGACCCTCGCGCTCGAGGGCGACGAGGCGACCGGCGCGAACATCGTGCGCGTCGCGATCGAGGCCCCGCTGAAGCAGATCGCCCTGAACGCCGGCCTCGAGCCGGGCGTCGTGGCCGCCAAGGTCGCCGAGCTCCCCGCGGGCCACGGCCTCAACGCCGCGACCGGCCAGTACGGCGACCTCGTGGCGCAGGGCATCATCGACCCGGCCAAGGTCACCCGCTCGGCGCTGCAGAACGCCGCGTCGATCGCCGGCCTGTTCCTCACCACCGAGGCCGTCGTCGCCGACAAGCCGGAGAAGAACGCTCCGGCCGTCCCGGCCGACCCGACCGGTGGCATGGACTTCTAG
- a CDS encoding cold-shock protein, giving the protein MANGTVKWFNAEKGYGFITVDGGGQDVFVHYSAIDMAGYKVLEEGQQVVFEVGTGAKGPQAESVRPV; this is encoded by the coding sequence ATGGCGAACGGGACCGTCAAGTGGTTCAACGCTGAAAAGGGATACGGGTTCATCACCGTCGACGGCGGCGGGCAGGACGTCTTCGTCCACTACTCCGCCATCGACATGGCCGGATACAAGGTACTCGAGGAGGGCCAGCAGGTCGTCTTCGAGGTGGGAACCGGGGCCAAGGGCCCGCAGGCGGAGTCCGTCCGCCCGGTCTGA
- a CDS encoding LytR C-terminal domain-containing protein, which yields MAEKYPRDRFDEIPDAMHRVGAHRAPVRRRSAWAGFAWAVFATAVLAGFGIAAVMALDDRLFPSDVPVPVQTTEAVVTAEPTVDPSVPVTVLNGTTESGLAAATAQVIAEAGFTVGVTANASENDIQTTVVYYGREELEGAARGVAQAIGTSEVRISEEFAATGADLVAVLGADHVEDTAP from the coding sequence ATGGCAGAGAAGTACCCCCGAGACCGGTTCGACGAGATCCCGGACGCGATGCACCGCGTGGGCGCGCACCGCGCGCCGGTGCGACGGCGTTCGGCATGGGCGGGTTTCGCCTGGGCGGTCTTCGCGACCGCGGTGCTTGCCGGGTTCGGCATCGCGGCGGTCATGGCCCTCGACGACCGTCTTTTCCCGTCCGACGTGCCGGTGCCCGTCCAGACCACGGAGGCGGTCGTGACCGCCGAGCCCACGGTGGACCCGAGCGTGCCGGTCACGGTGCTCAACGGCACGACCGAGTCCGGGCTCGCCGCCGCGACCGCGCAGGTCATCGCGGAGGCGGGGTTCACGGTCGGCGTGACGGCCAACGCGAGCGAGAACGACATCCAGACCACCGTGGTCTACTACGGGCGCGAGGAGCTCGAGGGTGCCGCGCGGGGAGTGGCGCAGGCGATCGGCACCTCCGAGGTGCGCATCAGCGAGGAGTTCGCCGCGACGGGAGCCGACCTGGTGGCCGTGCTCGGTGCCGATCATGTCGAGGACACCGCCCCGTAA
- the msrB gene encoding peptide-methionine (R)-S-oxide reductase MsrB: MGYEVRKSDDEWREHLGAERYEVLRGAGTERPWTGELLDEERAGIYTCGACSAELFQSGTKFDSGCGWPSFYESVRPEAVELIEDRSLGMVRTEVRCAGCGSHLGHVFPDGFGTPTGDRYCMNSIALEFTPED; encoded by the coding sequence ATGGGCTACGAGGTCCGCAAGAGCGATGACGAGTGGCGCGAGCACCTGGGCGCCGAGCGCTACGAGGTGCTGCGGGGCGCGGGCACGGAGCGCCCGTGGACCGGCGAGCTGCTCGACGAGGAGCGCGCCGGCATCTACACGTGCGGGGCCTGCAGCGCGGAGCTCTTCCAGAGCGGCACGAAGTTCGACTCCGGCTGCGGCTGGCCGAGCTTCTACGAGTCGGTCCGGCCGGAGGCGGTCGAGCTGATCGAGGACCGCTCGCTCGGCATGGTGCGCACCGAGGTGCGCTGCGCCGGGTGCGGCTCGCACCTGGGGCACGTCTTCCCCGACGGGTTCGGCACGCCCACGGGCGACCGCTACTGCATGAACTCGATCGCGCTGGAGTTCACGCCGGAGGACTGA
- a CDS encoding pyridine nucleotide-disulfide oxidoreductase, with translation MTVTVDADYLVVGAGAMGMAFLDALFEHSDATVALVDRRHAPGGHWLGAYPFVRLHQASALYGVASTLLGDGRLQQVGPEAGLQERATAPEIVSYYGRVLERMVASGRVTFFPGCEYTGGTRFRSLVSGEEYSADRARLVDATYVEGSIPSETAPPFAVEPRATVIPAGGLARLDHAPRQFVIAGGGKTAMDACVWLLQRGVDPGAICWVRPREAWLFDRAVVQPDPAVFLGMAADTMESAIGAATPDEIFLRLEERGVMLRVDRGVLPTMAKTPTIGQWEIDLLRTITNVVRRGHLVAAAPGRLVFADGDVRVDPDAVVVHCAAPGLPDRPAVPIWQPDAIRPQVVRVGFPCLGAAMAGFVEATRDDDEAKNAICRPTSYSDSPVDWLTMQVEGSVSAQAMSGARDLKAFANSTALNPGRVTPDRAEDPAVAEASARLKAAIGPGREQITRLQAEFA, from the coding sequence ATGACCGTCACGGTGGACGCCGACTACCTCGTCGTCGGGGCGGGTGCCATGGGCATGGCCTTCCTCGACGCGCTGTTCGAGCACTCCGACGCCACGGTCGCGCTCGTCGACCGGCGCCACGCGCCCGGCGGGCACTGGCTCGGGGCGTATCCGTTCGTGCGCCTGCACCAGGCATCCGCGCTCTACGGGGTCGCCTCGACGCTGCTCGGCGACGGGCGCCTGCAGCAGGTCGGCCCGGAGGCGGGCCTGCAGGAGCGCGCGACCGCGCCCGAGATCGTCTCGTACTACGGGCGGGTGCTCGAGCGGATGGTCGCGAGCGGGCGGGTGACGTTCTTCCCCGGGTGCGAGTACACCGGGGGCACCCGGTTCCGGTCGCTCGTGAGCGGCGAGGAGTACTCCGCCGACCGGGCGCGCCTGGTCGATGCGACGTACGTCGAGGGCTCGATCCCGTCGGAGACGGCGCCGCCCTTCGCGGTCGAGCCCCGGGCGACCGTCATCCCGGCAGGGGGCCTCGCTCGCCTGGACCACGCGCCCCGGCAGTTCGTCATCGCCGGCGGCGGCAAGACCGCGATGGACGCGTGCGTCTGGCTGCTGCAGCGGGGCGTCGACCCCGGCGCGATCTGCTGGGTGCGCCCCCGCGAGGCGTGGCTGTTCGACCGGGCGGTCGTGCAGCCCGATCCGGCCGTGTTCCTCGGCATGGCGGCCGACACCATGGAGTCGGCGATCGGCGCGGCGACGCCGGACGAGATCTTCCTGCGCCTCGAGGAGCGGGGCGTGATGCTGCGCGTCGACCGCGGCGTGCTGCCCACCATGGCGAAGACGCCGACGATCGGGCAGTGGGAGATCGACCTGCTGCGGACGATCACGAACGTCGTCCGCCGCGGGCACCTGGTCGCGGCCGCGCCGGGCCGACTCGTCTTCGCCGACGGCGACGTGCGGGTGGACCCCGACGCGGTGGTCGTGCACTGCGCGGCGCCGGGCCTGCCCGACCGGCCGGCCGTGCCGATCTGGCAGCCCGACGCGATCCGCCCGCAGGTCGTGCGCGTGGGCTTCCCGTGCCTCGGCGCGGCGATGGCCGGCTTCGTCGAGGCCACGCGTGACGACGACGAGGCGAAGAACGCGATCTGCCGGCCGACGTCGTACTCGGACTCGCCGGTCGACTGGCTGACGATGCAGGTGGAGGGCTCCGTCTCCGCGCAGGCGATGAGCGGCGCGCGCGACCTGAAGGCGTTCGCGAACTCGACGGCGCTCAACCCCGGTCGCGTCACCCCCGACCGGGCGGAGGACCCCGCGGTCGCCGAGGCGTCCGCGCGGCTGAAGGCGGCGATCGGGCCCGGCCGGGAGCAGATCACGCGGCTGCAGGCCGAGTTCGCCTGA
- a CDS encoding AtzH-like domain-containing protein, with the protein MAESGGVPVHVAGGGPAPEGLVEAALGYEAALMADDLDALRDWFEPGDETVRADASGLLVGRDAITRFRGRRGGAASRRVSGLRVLPVAEGVAHVVVENAPAAGGRGVVSQLWRRAEGGWRIAAAHVTAPAPALDRRTWRVVGDPLLPAGGSGALDGRTVAVKDVFAVAGHPIGAGIPGYLAEAPVEARSAAAVEALRAAGASIRGIARTDQFAYSIAGRNPAYGTPPNPAVPGAISGGSTSGPAAAVALGQADLGLGTDTAGSIRVPASYQGLWGIRTTHGAVDREGVLPLAPRFDTVGWLTRDRETLEAAARASLPAASAAATGEPALVIAPALLHGLGPGVREVFEHGAAALRAAGADVRELDAPALASDALDELFAAFRTAQAAEAWRAHGEWITAHPGELADDVAARFAWASEVTPEREAAAIVALAAARTAIDAALGEALLLLPSAASVAPAFDAEGADIEAVRQATLRMTAVAGATGRPALSIPGLELDGAPLGTCVVGPRGGDLDLIARAGGWHEALAQRD; encoded by the coding sequence GTGGCTGAGTCCGGCGGCGTGCCGGTGCACGTCGCCGGCGGCGGCCCCGCGCCCGAGGGGCTCGTCGAGGCCGCGCTGGGCTACGAGGCCGCGCTCATGGCCGACGACCTCGACGCGCTGCGCGACTGGTTCGAGCCGGGCGACGAGACGGTGCGGGCGGATGCATCGGGGCTGCTCGTCGGTCGCGACGCGATCACCCGGTTCCGGGGCCGGCGCGGCGGTGCGGCGTCGCGACGGGTGAGCGGGCTCCGGGTGCTGCCCGTGGCCGAGGGCGTGGCGCACGTCGTGGTCGAGAACGCCCCGGCGGCGGGTGGCCGCGGCGTGGTCAGCCAGCTGTGGCGCCGCGCCGAGGGAGGCTGGCGCATCGCGGCCGCCCACGTCACGGCACCCGCACCCGCGCTCGACCGCCGCACCTGGCGCGTGGTCGGCGATCCGCTGCTGCCCGCGGGCGGGTCCGGCGCCCTCGACGGGCGCACGGTCGCGGTGAAGGACGTCTTCGCCGTGGCGGGGCATCCGATCGGTGCCGGGATCCCCGGCTACCTCGCCGAGGCGCCGGTCGAGGCGCGGTCGGCGGCCGCGGTCGAGGCGTTGCGGGCCGCGGGCGCGTCGATCCGCGGCATCGCGCGCACCGACCAGTTCGCGTACAGCATCGCCGGGCGCAACCCGGCGTACGGCACTCCGCCCAACCCGGCCGTTCCCGGCGCGATCTCGGGCGGCTCGACGAGCGGGCCGGCCGCCGCGGTGGCGCTCGGCCAGGCCGACCTCGGGCTCGGCACCGACACCGCCGGGTCGATCCGGGTGCCGGCGTCGTACCAGGGACTGTGGGGCATCCGCACCACCCACGGGGCCGTCGACCGCGAGGGCGTGCTGCCGCTCGCGCCGCGCTTCGACACCGTGGGGTGGCTGACGCGCGACCGCGAGACGCTGGAGGCCGCGGCCCGGGCGAGCCTGCCGGCGGCATCCGCTGCTGCCACGGGGGAGCCGGCGCTCGTGATCGCGCCCGCCCTGCTGCACGGACTCGGGCCCGGCGTGCGCGAGGTGTTCGAGCACGGCGCCGCAGCACTGCGTGCGGCGGGGGCCGACGTGCGCGAGCTCGACGCCCCGGCGCTCGCCTCGGATGCGCTCGACGAACTGTTCGCCGCGTTCCGCACCGCGCAGGCCGCCGAGGCCTGGCGGGCGCACGGCGAATGGATCACCGCGCATCCGGGCGAACTCGCCGACGACGTGGCCGCGCGCTTCGCGTGGGCGTCGGAGGTGACGCCGGAGCGGGAGGCGGCCGCGATCGTCGCGCTCGCCGCGGCGCGCACCGCGATCGACGCGGCACTGGGGGAGGCGCTCCTGCTGCTGCCGTCGGCGGCCTCGGTCGCACCCGCGTTCGACGCCGAGGGCGCCGACATCGAGGCGGTGCGTCAGGCGACGCTGCGCATGACCGCGGTCGCCGGGGCCACCGGCCGGCCCGCGCTGTCGATCCCGGGGCTCGAGCTCGACGGCGCCCCGCTCGGCACCTGCGTGGTCGGCCCGCGCGGCGGCGACCTCGACCTCATCGCCCGCGCGGGCGGTTGGCACGAGGCGCTCGCGCAACGCGACTGA
- a CDS encoding DUF3263 domain-containing protein — translation MAEAEHRSGGLSERDLRVLAFEREWWSHAGAKEEAIRDAFGFSPARYYQVLGALIDSPDALRHDPMLVKRLQRLRESRARARSRRALSYGRTATDR, via the coding sequence ATGGCGGAGGCGGAGCACCGGAGCGGCGGGCTCTCCGAGCGCGACCTGCGCGTGCTCGCGTTCGAGCGGGAGTGGTGGTCGCACGCCGGTGCCAAGGAGGAGGCCATCCGCGACGCGTTCGGCTTCAGCCCGGCCCGGTACTATCAGGTGCTCGGTGCGTTGATCGACTCCCCGGACGCGCTGCGCCACGACCCCATGCTGGTGAAGCGGTTGCAGCGGCTGCGCGAGTCGCGTGCCCGGGCGAGGTCGCGTCGTGCGCTGTCGTACGGCCGCACCGCGACTGACCGCTGA